A stretch of the Deinococcus sp. KSM4-11 genome encodes the following:
- a CDS encoding DUF4287 domain-containing protein, which translates to MSFQAYLDSVKAQTGKTVADFRAQSSEKGLSKHGEIVRWLKDEYGLGHGHATAVAAALLKPEFKKTPKDEKVDAIFSGKKAVWKDTYEKLLAAVQDFGDDVDIAPTDTYVSVLRGRSKVAIVQPGAAFLDLGIKRRGADATERFEAAGTWNSMVTHRVRITDAAQIDAEVMDWLRAAYEGAN; encoded by the coding sequence ATGTCATTTCAGGCGTATCTGGACAGCGTCAAAGCACAGACGGGCAAGACCGTGGCCGACTTCCGCGCGCAGAGCAGCGAGAAGGGCCTCTCCAAGCACGGCGAGATCGTCAGGTGGCTCAAGGACGAGTACGGCCTGGGGCACGGACACGCGACGGCGGTCGCCGCTGCCCTGCTGAAGCCCGAATTCAAGAAGACGCCGAAGGACGAGAAGGTGGACGCCATCTTCAGCGGCAAGAAGGCCGTGTGGAAGGATACCTACGAGAAGCTCCTGGCGGCCGTCCAGGACTTCGGGGACGATGTGGACATCGCACCCACCGACACCTACGTCAGCGTGCTGCGCGGGCGGAGCAAGGTCGCCATCGTGCAGCCCGGCGCCGCGTTCCTCGATCTGGGGATCAAACGCCGGGGCGCCGACGCCACCGAACGGTTCGAGGCCGCCGGCACCTGGAACAGCATGGTCACGCACCGGGTGCGGATCACCGACGCCGCGCAGATCGACGCGGAGGTCATGGACTGGCTGCGGGCGGCCTACGAGGGAGCGAACTGA
- a CDS encoding dihydrofolate reductase family protein — MGTVLLSMFVSLDGFVNDPQGKVGALYPDPAVLMETAFMQDSIRDTGAVVMGRRAFDMGKPDDYVGQYEYQVPIFVLTHHPPAVAPKQDEHLTFTFVTGGIEDAVARAQAAAGDREVLVIGGANTAQQALEAGVIDEVEIGVAPLLLGSGTPLFGPLRHPVRLERLRATDIGDATLLRYRVIR; from the coding sequence ATGGGCACGGTGCTGCTGTCCATGTTCGTCTCGCTGGACGGCTTCGTGAACGACCCGCAGGGCAAGGTCGGCGCGCTGTACCCCGATCCGGCGGTGCTGATGGAGACGGCCTTCATGCAGGACTCCATCCGGGACACCGGCGCAGTCGTGATGGGACGCCGCGCCTTCGACATGGGAAAACCCGACGACTACGTGGGCCAGTACGAGTACCAGGTTCCGATCTTCGTGCTGACCCACCACCCGCCCGCCGTGGCCCCGAAACAGGACGAGCACCTGACCTTCACCTTCGTTACCGGCGGTATCGAGGACGCCGTGGCGCGGGCGCAGGCCGCCGCCGGAGACCGGGAGGTGCTAGTGATCGGCGGAGCGAACACGGCGCAGCAGGCCCTGGAGGCCGGGGTGATCGACGAAGTGGAGATCGGCGTGGCCCCCCTGCTGCTGGGCAGCGGCACCCCCCTGTTCGGGCCGCTGCGTCACCCGGTTCGTCTGGAACGCCTGCGGGCCACCGACATCGGGGACGCCACCCTCCTGCGGTACCGCGTCATTCGTTGA
- a CDS encoding dihydrofolate reductase family protein, translating into MGRLIISEFLSLDGVIDTPSWSAPYWNDEIAAFKASEMETTDALLQGRVTYDGMAAAWPARGDDDPGAAAMNSLPKYVVSTTLTEATWNNSTIIRGDVAHEIQALKDKYAGDILVYGSGQLTRFLLERGLVDQLNLLVYPVTVGGGNRLFEEGALNFTLTASRTFSSGVVLLQYQPAAR; encoded by the coding sequence ATGGGCAGATTGATCATCTCGGAATTCCTCTCGCTGGACGGCGTCATCGATACCCCCTCCTGGAGCGCGCCCTACTGGAACGACGAGATCGCCGCGTTCAAGGCCTCGGAGATGGAGACGACCGACGCGCTGCTCCAGGGCCGCGTGACCTACGACGGCATGGCGGCCGCGTGGCCGGCCAGGGGCGACGACGATCCCGGCGCCGCCGCCATGAACAGCCTTCCGAAGTACGTCGTTTCGACCACGCTGACCGAGGCGACGTGGAACAACTCGACCATCATCCGGGGCGACGTGGCCCACGAGATTCAAGCTCTGAAAGACAAGTACGCCGGCGACATCCTGGTGTACGGCAGCGGCCAGCTCACGCGCTTCCTGCTGGAGCGCGGCCTGGTGGATCAGCTCAACCTGCTCGTGTACCCCGTGACGGTGGGCGGCGGCAATCGGCTCTTCGAGGAGGGTGCCCTGAACTTCACGCTGACGGCGTCGCGCACTTTCAGTTCCGGCGTGGTGCTGCTCCAGTACCAGCCGGCCGCCCGCTGA
- a CDS encoding dihydrofolate reductase family protein, with amino-acid sequence MRKLNAGLFMSLDGVVEGPGPADTFERAGWTMPSFSPELGEFIGTSADDSDGLLLGRETYQMFQSFFGPQGDSNPPAARMNGVHKYVVSSTLEHADWANSTLIGGDLVPAITQLKQAGDRPLNLSGSVTLVQSLLEHGLLDRLDLLVHPVVVGAGRRLFEPGREHTLPLTLRESRTFPHGVVLLSYAALPTT; translated from the coding sequence ATGCGTAAACTCAATGCCGGCCTGTTCATGTCCCTCGATGGCGTCGTCGAAGGGCCCGGCCCCGCCGACACCTTCGAGCGCGCCGGGTGGACGATGCCCTCCTTCTCGCCCGAACTCGGGGAGTTCATCGGCACGTCCGCCGACGACAGCGACGGCCTGCTGCTGGGCCGCGAGACCTACCAGATGTTCCAGTCCTTCTTCGGGCCCCAGGGAGACAGCAACCCGCCGGCCGCCAGGATGAATGGCGTGCACAAATACGTGGTTTCGAGCACGCTGGAACACGCCGACTGGGCGAACTCCACCCTGATCGGGGGCGACCTCGTGCCCGCCATCACGCAGCTTAAGCAGGCCGGTGACCGGCCCCTGAACCTCAGCGGCAGTGTCACGCTGGTGCAGTCGCTGCTGGAGCACGGGCTGCTCGACCGCCTGGATCTGCTCGTGCATCCGGTCGTGGTCGGCGCAGGCCGCCGCCTGTTCGAACCGGGCCGCGAGCACACCCTCCCGCTGACCCTGCGCGAATCGCGCACCTTCCCGCACGGCGTGGTGCTGCTCTCCTACGCCGCCTTGCCGACGACCTGA
- a CDS encoding dihydrofolate reductase family protein, protein MSRVFLDLAVSLDGFIAGPDGQDGGLHDWYFAQDAAHDIKAELLGGIGAIILGARAFGTAPDGFDTEYHVPHFIMTHTPRPTVERGGATFVFVTDGLQSALTQARTAAGERDVCVAGGADVARQFLAAGLLDEIQLHVAPVLLGGGLRLFPEHGPATPLQRVRSVPSAHATHLTYRLKEASHA, encoded by the coding sequence ATGAGCCGGGTGTTCCTCGACCTCGCCGTGTCCCTCGACGGCTTCATCGCTGGCCCCGACGGCCAGGATGGTGGCCTGCACGACTGGTATTTCGCCCAGGACGCCGCCCATGACATCAAGGCTGAACTGCTGGGCGGCATCGGCGCGATCATCCTGGGCGCCCGCGCCTTCGGGACGGCCCCCGACGGCTTCGACACCGAATACCACGTCCCGCACTTCATCATGACGCACACGCCCCGGCCCACCGTGGAGCGCGGCGGGGCCACCTTCGTCTTCGTGACCGACGGCCTCCAGAGCGCCCTGACCCAGGCCCGCACCGCCGCCGGCGAGCGCGACGTCTGCGTGGCTGGCGGCGCGGACGTGGCCCGGCAGTTCCTCGCGGCGGGCCTGCTGGACGAGATCCAGCTCCATGTGGCGCCCGTCCTGCTGGGCGGCGGCCTGCGCCTGTTCCCGGAGCACGGCCCGGCCACGCCGCTGCAGCGTGTCCGCAGCGTGCCATCCGCCCATGCCACCCACCTGACCTACCGCCTGAAGGAGGCTTCCCATGCGTAA
- a CDS encoding helix-turn-helix domain-containing protein, whose protein sequence is MTTRRGSGARSPERRSYEDGCAAAHALDLIGERWALLVVRELLLGPRRFTDLKTTLPGISATVLTQRLIDLEGIGVLRREPLPAPASGSMYALTPWGHELEPVLMQLGRWGAQSPFKPPAPISLATLITAQRTMFSAPAAAGIEATVALHVGREQFTARVVEGTLELHPGSGPADVTLSGDVATLGGVIFGGLPLETAEADGLLRVQGDRDLAARYVTLFPLPPTIAPS, encoded by the coding sequence ATGACCACCCGGCGCGGTTCCGGTGCGCGCAGTCCCGAACGCCGTTCCTACGAGGACGGCTGCGCCGCCGCGCACGCCCTCGACCTGATCGGGGAACGCTGGGCGCTGCTGGTCGTGCGGGAACTGCTGCTGGGCCCCCGGCGCTTCACCGATCTGAAGACCACGCTGCCCGGCATCAGCGCCACGGTGCTCACCCAGCGTTTGATCGACCTGGAAGGCATCGGCGTGCTGCGACGCGAACCGCTCCCGGCCCCGGCCTCCGGCTCGATGTACGCCCTGACCCCCTGGGGCCACGAGCTGGAACCCGTGCTGATGCAGCTCGGGCGCTGGGGTGCACAGTCTCCGTTCAAGCCCCCCGCCCCGATCAGCCTCGCCACCCTCATCACCGCGCAGCGCACCATGTTCAGCGCGCCCGCCGCCGCCGGAATCGAGGCCACCGTGGCACTGCACGTCGGCCGGGAGCAGTTCACGGCACGCGTCGTGGAGGGCACGCTGGAACTTCACCCCGGCAGCGGCCCGGCGGACGTCACCCTCAGCGGCGACGTCGCCACCCTCGGCGGCGTGATCTTCGGCGGGCTGCCCCTCGAGACGGCCGAGGCCGACGGCCTGCTGCGCGTGCAGGGCGACCGCGACCTCGCCGCGCGGTACGTGACCCTGTTCCCGCTGCCTCCCACCATCGCCCCGTCCTAA
- a CDS encoding GrpB family protein translates to MSDLPPVPTDPPVTEAEMRAAFVVPPARLTGPIEVVPYDPQWPALYGREARRLRDLLGGRVLALEHVGSTAVPGLHAKPIIDLDLTVADSADEAAYVPTLEAAGYHLTIREPEWLEHRMFKGPDTDINLHVWSPGSPEAIRHVIFRDWLRTHPADRAAYAALKRDLATRPYAYIHEYNNDKSALIREIYARAAAAREG, encoded by the coding sequence ATGTCCGACCTTCCCCCGGTACCGACCGATCCGCCCGTGACGGAGGCGGAGATGCGCGCGGCCTTCGTGGTGCCCCCGGCCCGCCTGACCGGCCCCATCGAGGTCGTTCCCTACGACCCGCAGTGGCCCGCGCTGTACGGGCGGGAGGCCCGGCGCCTGCGCGATCTACTCGGGGGGCGCGTCCTGGCGCTGGAACACGTGGGCTCCACGGCCGTGCCCGGACTCCACGCCAAGCCCATCATCGACCTCGACCTGACCGTGGCGGACTCTGCCGATGAAGCCGCGTATGTGCCCACGCTGGAGGCCGCCGGGTACCACCTGACCATCCGCGAACCCGAGTGGCTGGAACATCGGATGTTCAAAGGCCCAGACACGGACATCAACCTGCACGTCTGGTCGCCCGGCAGCCCCGAGGCAATCCGGCACGTGATTTTCCGCGACTGGCTGCGCACACACCCCGCAGACCGGGCCGCGTACGCGGCGCTGAAGCGCGACCTGGCCACCCGACCCTACGCCTACATCCACGAGTACAACAACGACAAATCGGCCCTGATCCGTGAGATCTACGCGCGGGCCGCCGCGGCGCGGGAAGGATAA
- a CDS encoding SRPBCC family protein, producing MPQVTAQVSRSIAARPEQIWTALTSPDKLKRFFLGAEVTSDWTVGSPIRMRGEYQGKAYEDKGEILRADRPRTLEFSHWSGSSGQADVPENYHVLTFDLTPDGDRTDVTLSQSNLKGGVTPSDEQHRAEFEKNWQTVLDGLAHTVEH from the coding sequence ATGCCGCAGGTGACCGCCCAGGTGTCCCGTTCCATCGCCGCGCGCCCGGAGCAGATCTGGACGGCGCTCACCTCGCCGGACAAACTCAAACGGTTCTTCCTCGGGGCCGAGGTGACCTCCGACTGGACGGTCGGCAGCCCCATCCGCATGCGCGGCGAATACCAGGGCAAAGCCTACGAGGACAAAGGTGAGATCCTCCGCGCCGACCGGCCCCGCACCCTGGAGTTCTCGCACTGGAGCGGGTCGTCCGGTCAGGCGGACGTGCCGGAGAACTACCACGTGCTCACTTTCGACCTCACGCCCGATGGAGACCGGACGGACGTGACCCTGAGCCAGTCGAACCTCAAGGGCGGCGTCACCCCCTCCGATGAGCAGCACCGCGCGGAATTTGAGAAGAACTGGCAGACGGTGCTGGACGGCCTGGCGCACACCGTCGAGCACTGA
- a CDS encoding phosphotransferase family protein, whose product MTAVHDLLRRLWPGEAVTSTESLTGGVSAQVTALTLRQMDGAVRRVVVREYGARNLSANPDVAAQEFALLRFLHRAGLPVPEPLWQESGVLVQTLMDGQSGAEGGADPESLAHFLARLHALEPQGLPLRVLPGSPAPQGLPDESLSESRIRAALAAHPPPLGRLSVLHGDLWPGNTLWSGGALSAVLDWEDAGLGDPLADVGNTRLELLFFHGQSAMQDFTRAYAGAGGTDLSPLPIWDLRAALRPCGRMQTWGLEAGQERTMRERHHWFVGQALAAIPAS is encoded by the coding sequence ATGACCGCTGTTCACGACCTCCTCCGGCGGTTGTGGCCTGGCGAGGCCGTGACGTCCACGGAGTCGCTGACCGGCGGCGTGTCCGCCCAGGTCACGGCCCTGACGCTGCGTCAGATGGATGGAGCTGTACGGCGTGTGGTGGTGCGAGAGTACGGCGCCCGCAACCTGAGCGCGAACCCGGACGTGGCCGCGCAGGAATTCGCGTTGCTGCGGTTCCTGCACCGCGCCGGGCTGCCCGTTCCCGAGCCACTCTGGCAGGAAAGCGGCGTCCTCGTCCAGACTTTGATGGACGGGCAGAGTGGCGCGGAAGGAGGAGCTGATCCTGAGTCACTCGCGCACTTCCTGGCCCGGCTGCACGCCCTGGAGCCGCAGGGGCTGCCACTCCGTGTCCTGCCGGGCAGTCCTGCACCCCAGGGCCTCCCGGACGAATCGCTGTCCGAGTCCCGCATCCGCGCCGCGCTGGCCGCACATCCGCCGCCTTTGGGCCGGCTGTCCGTGCTGCACGGCGACCTGTGGCCGGGGAATACCCTCTGGAGCGGCGGCGCCCTGAGTGCCGTGCTCGACTGGGAGGACGCCGGACTGGGTGATCCGCTGGCGGACGTGGGCAACACGAGGCTGGAACTCCTCTTTTTTCACGGCCAGAGCGCCATGCAGGACTTCACTCGGGCCTACGCCGGGGCAGGCGGAACCGACCTGTCCCCTCTGCCCATCTGGGATCTGCGCGCGGCCCTGCGTCCCTGTGGACGGATGCAGACCTGGGGCCTGGAGGCCGGGCAGGAACGGACGATGCGCGAGCGACACCACTGGTTCGTCGGGCAGGCGCTGGCCGCCATACCGGCGTCCTGA
- a CDS encoding M36 family metallopeptidase, producing the protein MKSSFRMALAAVLSVSMLAACGQAPSRSLAAQGGNGKPATGQHTAAAKAFLPNPVQTTGDESLSDQKDAAAAVPASAYYSVTLTNLDGSGYLSGDYAKVVSETGTPVYGSGPFNFTRDQDQFEQVMAYYWVTEAQKYIQSLGFGTELPAVHREQQQLKVSQYGIDNSYQNDQPDIIRYGKGGVDDAEDGEVIVHEYGHAVQNAQVPGFGTSLEAGSIGEAFGDYLGLTVADAVARANGAPVKTPLPCLMDWDSTAYTRTVPHCIRRTDTNKRYPQDVVGEVHADGEIWSRALWDIRVALGAYRADRIIIDAQFAFKPDTSFTAAAQATVTTAQALYGKSVAATVKQAFADRGIL; encoded by the coding sequence ATGAAATCCAGCTTTCGGATGGCCCTGGCCGCAGTTCTCAGTGTGTCCATGCTCGCCGCGTGCGGACAGGCACCGTCACGGTCGCTGGCCGCGCAGGGTGGGAACGGCAAGCCGGCGACCGGGCAGCATACGGCCGCCGCAAAGGCCTTCCTGCCCAACCCCGTGCAGACGACCGGCGACGAGTCCCTGAGCGACCAGAAGGACGCGGCCGCCGCCGTGCCCGCCAGCGCGTACTACAGCGTCACCCTCACGAACCTCGATGGCAGCGGGTACCTCAGCGGCGACTACGCGAAGGTCGTCAGCGAGACGGGCACGCCCGTGTACGGCAGTGGGCCCTTTAACTTCACACGGGATCAGGATCAGTTCGAGCAGGTCATGGCGTACTACTGGGTCACGGAAGCGCAGAAGTACATCCAGTCGCTGGGCTTCGGCACCGAACTTCCGGCGGTGCACAGGGAGCAGCAGCAGCTCAAGGTCAGCCAGTACGGGATCGACAACTCGTACCAGAACGACCAGCCAGACATCATCCGCTACGGCAAGGGCGGCGTGGACGACGCCGAGGATGGCGAGGTGATCGTGCACGAGTACGGCCACGCCGTCCAGAACGCCCAGGTGCCCGGCTTCGGCACCAGCCTGGAGGCTGGGAGCATCGGCGAGGCCTTCGGGGACTACCTGGGCCTGACGGTCGCGGACGCCGTGGCGCGGGCGAACGGCGCGCCCGTGAAGACGCCACTGCCGTGCCTGATGGACTGGGACAGCACCGCCTACACGCGCACCGTGCCGCACTGCATCCGCCGCACGGACACCAACAAGCGCTACCCGCAGGACGTGGTGGGCGAGGTGCACGCCGATGGCGAGATCTGGTCGCGCGCCCTGTGGGACATCCGCGTGGCGCTGGGCGCGTACCGGGCCGACCGAATCATCATCGACGCTCAGTTTGCCTTCAAGCCGGACACCAGCTTCACTGCCGCCGCACAGGCGACCGTGACGACCGCGCAGGCCCTGTACGGCAAGTCGGTCGCCGCCACCGTGAAACAGGCCTTCGCAGATCGCGGCATCCTGTAA
- a CDS encoding DUF1905 domain-containing protein: MEFSGPLWHWRGPAPHYFVTVPDDEAAELKAASKFVTYGWGMIPVHVTIGGTRWPTSLFPKDGLYIVPIRANVRQKEGLEEGQDVTLHLELRT; this comes from the coding sequence ATGGAGTTCAGCGGCCCTCTCTGGCACTGGCGCGGCCCCGCCCCGCACTACTTCGTGACGGTTCCGGACGACGAGGCGGCCGAGCTGAAGGCCGCCTCGAAGTTCGTGACGTACGGCTGGGGCATGATTCCCGTGCATGTGACCATCGGCGGCACCCGCTGGCCGACCTCCCTGTTCCCGAAGGACGGCCTGTATATCGTGCCGATCCGCGCGAACGTCCGCCAGAAGGAAGGACTGGAGGAGGGGCAGGACGTGACCCTGCACCTGGAACTGCGCACCTGA
- the dkgB gene encoding 2,5-didehydrogluconate reductase DkgB, which translates to MSVPNFGLGTFRLKDQVVKDSVRNALEVGYRAIDTAQGYGNEGEIGEVIAQSGVPRSELYLTTKIKPDNYSADKLVASLRESVQKLGVEQVDLTLIHWPAPNGPVPAEEYLTALADAQQQGLTKEIGVSNFTVALLQNAMKILGDTPIATNQVEIHPYLQNRTLAGFARAEGLHLTSYMTLAVGKVLDDPVIQAIAQQHGATAAQVALAWALQQGYSVIPSSTKRENLESNLGALKLILSDEDMAQIATLDRGGAERIANPPSVAPDWD; encoded by the coding sequence ATGAGTGTGCCTAATTTTGGTCTGGGAACGTTTCGCCTGAAAGATCAGGTCGTGAAGGATTCGGTGCGCAACGCCCTGGAGGTCGGGTACCGCGCCATCGACACCGCGCAGGGCTACGGCAACGAGGGCGAGATCGGCGAGGTGATCGCGCAGAGCGGCGTGCCCCGCAGTGAGCTGTACCTCACCACCAAGATCAAGCCCGACAACTACAGCGCGGACAAGCTGGTCGCCAGCCTGCGCGAGAGCGTGCAGAAGCTGGGGGTGGAGCAGGTCGACCTGACGCTGATCCACTGGCCCGCCCCGAACGGCCCCGTGCCCGCAGAGGAATACCTGACGGCCCTGGCCGACGCGCAGCAGCAGGGCCTGACGAAGGAGATCGGCGTGTCGAACTTCACGGTCGCGCTGCTCCAGAACGCCATGAAGATCCTGGGTGACACGCCCATTGCGACCAACCAGGTGGAGATCCATCCGTACCTGCAAAACCGCACGCTGGCCGGGTTCGCCCGGGCCGAGGGTCTGCACCTGACGTCGTACATGACGCTGGCGGTGGGCAAGGTTCTGGACGACCCGGTGATCCAAGCCATCGCCCAACAGCACGGTGCGACGGCCGCGCAGGTGGCGCTGGCGTGGGCCTTACAGCAGGGCTACTCGGTCATTCCGTCGAGTACGAAGCGGGAGAACCTGGAAAGCAACCTCGGGGCGCTGAAGCTGATCCTCTCGGACGAGGACATGGCGCAGATCGCCACGCTCGACAGAGGTGGCGCTGAACGCATCGCCAATCCGCCGAGTGTCGCGCCCGACTGGGACTGA
- a CDS encoding DUF4037 domain-containing protein, with protein MTTTDLPQTLADLYATIPQVLAVVQGGSVTAGNQDASSDIDLYVYCREDVPVALRRNIAAPRAQRLEIDNHFAECGDEWIERDGRAVDVMFRPAASFEDHLHYLLERFEAHQGYSTAVWHNLRTSRLLFDREGWFARLQAQALQPYPDGLAQAIIALNVPLLSGHINSRAAQVAVAVRRRDLVAVNGILTKLLASYFDVLYALNRVPHPGEKRLLTLAASLPLTPAGFVPAIEQLLTVTPGTLDDVPARASAVIDPLLDLLAVHGQRPPAWGEPV; from the coding sequence GTGACCACCACCGATCTGCCACAGACCCTGGCCGACCTGTACGCGACCATCCCGCAGGTGCTGGCGGTGGTGCAGGGCGGTTCGGTCACGGCCGGCAACCAGGACGCCTCCTCGGACATCGACCTGTACGTCTACTGCCGCGAGGACGTGCCTGTGGCGCTGCGCCGGAACATCGCCGCTCCACGCGCCCAGCGGCTGGAGATCGACAACCACTTCGCCGAGTGTGGGGACGAGTGGATCGAGCGCGACGGCCGGGCTGTGGACGTCATGTTTCGCCCGGCCGCGTCCTTCGAGGATCACCTCCACTACCTGCTGGAGCGCTTCGAAGCCCACCAGGGCTACTCGACGGCGGTGTGGCACAACCTGCGAACCTCGCGCCTCCTGTTCGACCGCGAGGGCTGGTTCGCGCGCCTGCAAGCCCAGGCACTGCAGCCTTACCCGGATGGCCTGGCGCAGGCGATCATCGCCCTGAACGTGCCCCTGCTTTCCGGCCACATCAATTCCCGCGCCGCTCAGGTGGCCGTGGCCGTCCGGCGGCGGGACCTCGTGGCGGTCAACGGCATTCTGACCAAACTGCTCGCCAGCTACTTCGATGTGCTGTACGCCCTGAACCGCGTGCCCCATCCGGGCGAAAAGCGGCTCCTGACGCTGGCCGCCTCGCTTCCCCTGACGCCCGCAGGATTCGTGCCAGCCATCGAGCAGCTGCTCACCGTCACGCCCGGCACCCTGGACGACGTGCCGGCCCGGGCGAGTGCGGTCATCGATCCCCTGCTCGACCTGCTGGCCGTTCATGGACAGCGGCCGCCTGCATGGGGGGAGCCGGTCTGA